The following are encoded together in the Pedobacter sp. D749 genome:
- a CDS encoding RimK family alpha-L-glutamate ligase produces MNIALVTYLDKGAYDSATVESEDDKLLNFLKEKGLNIEKVIWNDRNINWEDYSLAILKSPWDYFDLIEEFYDWLDHLEAKKVKLLNPIDVVRWNANKQYLREIEAAGLKTTPGLFIQNQESVNLEYFFEKFNTDKLIVKPCVSGGAKNTFKVTADNVNEVNQKLNLLIQDEDFIIQPFLPEILESGEWSFIFFNGVYSHSLIKQAKPGDFRVQPAHGGSVHPQKPHAEQIATAEQYVKLFTKDCLYARVDGTFVNDEFLLMELELIEPFLFLNTDPQNYERYYQALVDLM; encoded by the coding sequence ATGAACATTGCATTAGTAACCTACCTTGATAAAGGTGCTTATGATAGCGCTACAGTTGAAAGCGAAGATGATAAACTCTTAAATTTCCTCAAAGAAAAAGGACTGAACATTGAAAAAGTAATCTGGAACGATCGGAATATAAACTGGGAAGATTATTCGCTTGCCATTTTAAAATCACCATGGGATTATTTTGACCTGATTGAAGAATTTTACGACTGGCTTGATCACCTGGAAGCAAAAAAAGTAAAATTGCTTAACCCTATTGATGTTGTGCGATGGAATGCAAACAAACAGTATCTGCGGGAAATTGAAGCAGCTGGATTAAAAACTACACCTGGTTTATTCATTCAAAATCAAGAAAGCGTAAATCTTGAATATTTTTTCGAGAAATTCAACACCGATAAGTTAATTGTAAAACCTTGTGTGAGTGGTGGTGCAAAAAATACATTTAAAGTAACTGCAGATAATGTAAATGAGGTTAATCAAAAATTAAATCTCCTTATTCAGGATGAAGATTTTATCATTCAGCCATTCCTGCCAGAGATTCTGGAAAGCGGTGAATGGTCGTTTATTTTCTTTAATGGCGTGTATAGTCATTCCTTAATCAAACAGGCTAAACCTGGCGATTTTAGGGTGCAACCGGCCCATGGCGGCTCTGTGCATCCGCAAAAACCTCATGCAGAACAGATTGCTACCGCAGAACAATACGTAAAGTTATTTACTAAAGATTGCCTGTATGCACGGGTTGATGGTACTTTTGTAAATGACGAATTTTTACTGATGGAGTTAGAATTGATAGAACCTTTCCTGTTTTTAAATACCGATCCTCAAAATTACGAGCGGTATTATCAGGCATTAGTAGATTTGATGTAA
- a CDS encoding PA0069 family radical SAM protein, translating into MISDEEKQYFKGRGAQVNPHNKFLKDVYVKEHHEGIDDWEESDRKTSFIFENSKTIVNKVDSPDVGMAYSLNPYQGCEHGCTYCYARNSHQYWGYSAGIEFERKIIVKKDAPVLFKKFLEKKGWDATTISLSGNTDCYQPAEKKFKLTRQLLEIALAYKQPIGMITKNSLILRDRDILQEMAKLNLCMVYVSINSLNEDLRQVMEPRTTTAKQRLKVVEELSKDGIPMGVMVAPLVPGLSDHEIPKILKAVANAGAIKAGYTVVRLNGAIGQIFEDWLRKNFPDRLDKVWHSIQSCHGGNVNDSRFGDRMRGDGNISQMIRDNFRLHCRLNGLNVKDIILDHTLFKIPSNQVSLF; encoded by the coding sequence ATGATTAGCGATGAAGAAAAACAGTATTTTAAAGGTCGGGGGGCTCAGGTTAATCCACATAACAAATTTTTAAAGGATGTTTATGTAAAGGAACATCATGAGGGAATAGATGATTGGGAAGAAAGCGACCGCAAAACATCCTTTATTTTCGAGAATTCAAAAACCATCGTAAACAAGGTTGATAGTCCGGATGTGGGCATGGCCTATTCGCTTAATCCCTATCAGGGCTGCGAACATGGCTGTACTTATTGTTATGCCCGCAACTCTCACCAATACTGGGGTTATAGTGCCGGAATAGAGTTTGAACGGAAAATAATCGTCAAAAAAGATGCTCCGGTACTGTTTAAAAAGTTTCTGGAGAAAAAAGGCTGGGATGCAACGACCATTTCTCTTTCTGGCAATACCGATTGCTACCAGCCTGCCGAAAAAAAGTTTAAACTCACCAGGCAGTTGCTCGAAATTGCATTGGCCTACAAACAGCCCATTGGTATGATTACCAAAAACTCCCTGATCCTGCGCGATAGGGATATTCTGCAGGAAATGGCCAAGCTAAACCTTTGTATGGTTTATGTCTCCATTAATAGTTTAAATGAGGATTTACGACAAGTAATGGAACCACGTACTACAACTGCCAAACAACGGTTAAAGGTGGTGGAGGAATTGAGTAAAGATGGAATTCCTATGGGGGTGATGGTTGCTCCTCTTGTTCCTGGTTTAAGCGACCATGAAATTCCGAAAATTTTAAAAGCGGTAGCCAATGCCGGTGCCATTAAAGCCGGTTATACTGTGGTGCGTTTAAACGGAGCCATAGGACAGATATTTGAAGATTGGCTGCGCAAAAACTTTCCTGACCGCTTAGATAAGGTGTGGCATTCAATTCAAAGTTGCCACGGCGGAAATGTAAACGATAGTCGTTTTGGAGATAGGATGCGTGGCGATGGCAATATTTCTCAAATGATCAGGGATAATTTCAGGCTACACTGCCGATTAAATGGTTTAAATGTAAAGGATATTATTTTAGACCATACTTTGTTCAAAATTCCAAGTAACCAGGTGAGTCTGTTTTAA
- a CDS encoding carboxypeptidase-like regulatory domain-containing protein — MIKSLLVALTLIILGTNAIAQNTFSISGLVRDQKDGLPGASIYLSGYKIATVADNDGRFKLSNLKPGSYDLLVQLVGYLPYSKSVIISDKSVQVELVLKENVAQLDEVVIRADPNRQKYINQFKEFFIGKTPNATQCKILNPQVLNVDYDVTKSTLTVSTTEFLVVENKALGYRLKYMLDHFEYNSRTHIIYYSGHPFFEELKASAAKKKKYIAAREVAYYGSSQHFFRSLYANKTKEEGFIINKMIKIPNPNRYPQYIINTNLEKIKAVPEKTGIRQNKGKIDTALLAFWTKQQEMPKTIDKFSRADVLTDTLVHYFNKNLKYLSYTDALLIQYTKEKESMAYSKTGFWIFRPLDVPENEISVANLTGEGVRFYENGGIYDSRSLLFEGYWAYEKVADMVPMDYVPLPRKE, encoded by the coding sequence ATGATTAAAAGCCTTTTAGTAGCCCTTACGCTGATTATATTGGGTACTAATGCCATTGCTCAAAACACCTTCTCAATTAGTGGTTTGGTCAGGGATCAAAAAGATGGATTGCCCGGTGCAAGTATCTATTTAAGTGGGTATAAAATTGCTACAGTTGCTGATAACGATGGAAGATTTAAACTTTCAAACCTAAAGCCGGGCAGTTACGATCTACTCGTTCAACTGGTTGGTTACCTCCCCTATTCTAAAAGTGTAATCATATCGGATAAATCGGTCCAGGTAGAACTTGTTTTAAAAGAAAATGTTGCCCAGCTTGATGAAGTAGTGATCCGGGCCGACCCTAACCGCCAGAAATATATTAACCAGTTTAAAGAATTTTTTATCGGCAAAACGCCCAATGCAACTCAATGTAAAATCTTAAATCCGCAGGTTTTAAATGTAGATTATGATGTAACCAAAAGTACGCTCACCGTTTCTACAACCGAATTTTTGGTGGTCGAAAACAAAGCTTTAGGTTACCGACTCAAATACATGCTCGATCATTTTGAATATAATTCCCGAACCCATATTATTTATTATTCTGGTCACCCGTTTTTTGAAGAGTTAAAAGCTTCGGCAGCTAAAAAGAAAAAATATATCGCCGCCCGAGAAGTAGCTTATTATGGTTCTTCGCAACATTTTTTTCGTTCGCTTTATGCCAATAAAACAAAGGAAGAAGGTTTTATCATCAATAAAATGATCAAAATCCCTAACCCTAACCGTTATCCACAATACATTATCAATACCAATTTAGAAAAGATTAAGGCCGTACCTGAGAAAACAGGCATCAGACAGAACAAAGGTAAAATAGATACCGCACTGCTCGCCTTTTGGACCAAGCAACAGGAGATGCCGAAAACTATCGATAAATTTTCGAGAGCAGATGTACTTACCGATACCTTAGTGCATTATTTTAACAAGAATTTAAAATACTTAAGTTATACTGATGCCTTGCTAATTCAATATACCAAAGAAAAAGAATCCATGGCTTATTCTAAAACCGGTTTTTGGATTTTCAGGCCTTTAGATGTTCCCGAAAATGAAATCTCCGTTGCCAATTTAACCGGTGAAGGTGTTCGTTTTTATGAAAATGGTGGTATTTATGATTCACGATCTTTACTTTTCGAAGGTTATTGGGCTTATGAAAAAGTTGCCGATATGGTACCCATGGATTATGTACCGCTTCCGAGGAAGGAATGA